A genome region from Hevea brasiliensis isolate MT/VB/25A 57/8 chromosome 7, ASM3005281v1, whole genome shotgun sequence includes the following:
- the LOC110665784 gene encoding auxilin-related protein 2, which yields MDDFPGLLDQDFGFKPQGKSAPMASSRNSNTNTFSSVNFGLGSAAPASHYRSSSATLDSAPIFDDHGHDRGGGGSDGLLFNDVFGGPPKYAESRGGGDGGIKSSSSAFDYDSIFKDQNAKSGSLPVFDKPVYDDDIFDGLPGLKSSSVGPQSANFDDVFSSIGTASSTKRRAQNNSLPFDDLLGNLGKKENESRRETPKMEKDSAAFDDLLPGFGRSSSPSISRLTSESSRSQKPSANSARKASIMMDDPFVVLESTSTPAASSSRLYVDPLEEISKFSSSGNTKVDNSSVNRGVFDDVDSFDSLGKPVPPVSPVVNMRGKDRSPLRTGPSMGGTYSPASEDPVDEYPVDEAEGHSQKKMSNDDFHESHETLFDVPRVGQNVSSPSYVNGSSNGVNSPPRYEDISESPDDVWLTVSEVPLFTQPTNAPPPSRPPPPRPPRISKVETGSFSSTNSRMKVNEYSTSYSQSPRSAHATRSSVASQIDELEDFAMGSTRSNVSEHADVLYGEDVDANASSAAASAAAMKEAMDKAEAKFRQMREREYLKAARSRETSQVDKDMQEAQQRELKERQERQQREREEEEREQRRLEEEREQRRLEKEREREEKEREQRRLERERDRAREIEREREKGRQAVERATREARERAAAEARLKAERAAVEKAAAEARERAERAAVQRAQAEARERAAAEARERAEKAAAEARERANAEARERAAVARAEADARQRAERAAVERAAAEARERAAADARERAAAASRANQQKTDAQQRNDNDLESFFSSQASSAPRPRATSSDPFFDTQNRGGSEAARRTPVGVTSSMKKASSTANIEDDLSLIFGATGTSGEFQQFEGETEERRRARLERHQRTQERAAKALAEKNQRDLQAQREQAERHRIAETLDVEIKRWAAGKEGNLRALLSTLQYVLWPECGWQPVSLTDLITAAAVKKVYRKATLCIHPDKVQQKGANLQQKYIAEKVFDLLKEAWNKFNSEELF from the exons ATGGATGATTTTCCTGGTCTATTGGACCAGGACTTCGGTTTCAAACCCCAGGGTAAATCCGCCCCTATGGCTTCATCTCGTAATTCCAACACTAACACCTTCTCCTCTGTCAATTTCGGCCTCGGATCCGCTGCTCCTGCTTCTCACTATCGATCTTCCTCTGCCACCCTCGATTCTGCTCCTATTTTCGATGATCACGGTCACGATCGTGGTGGCGGCGGGAGTGATGGTCTCTTGTTCAACGACGTCTTTGGGGGCCCGCCTAAGTATGCGGAATCGCGTGGCGGCGGTGATGGAGGAATTAAATCGTCGTCTTCTGCATTTGATTATGACTCCATTTTCAAGGACCAGAATGCGAAATCCGGGTCTTTGCCGGTTTTTGATAAGCCAGTTTATGATGATGATATTTTCGATGGATTGCCTGGCCTGAAGAGTTCGTCTGTGGGTCCTCAATCGGCTAATTTTGATGATGTGTTTTCTTCGATCGGCACTGCTTCTTCGACCAAGCGTAGGGCGCAAAACAACAGCTTGCCATTTGATGATCTGTTGGGGAATTTAGGTAAAAAGGAGAACGAATCGAGGAGAGAGACTCCCAAAATGGAGAAGGATTCAGCTGCTTTTGATGATTTGCTTCCTGGTTTTGGTCGCAGTAGCTCCCCTAGTATTAGCAG GTTAACTTCAGAGTCTAGTCGGTCCCAGAAACCATCTGCAAATTCGGCCAGGAAAGCCTCCATTATGATGGATGACCCTTTTGTGGTGTTAGAGTCAACTTCAACTCCTGCAGCTTCATCCTCGAGGTTGTATGTAGACCCTTTGGAAGAAATTAGTAAATTCAGTAGCTCTGGAAACACAAAGGTTGATAATTCATCTGTAAATAGGGGAGTATTTGATGATGTAGACTCCTTTGATAGCCTTGGAAAACCTGTACCTCCAGTTTCACCTGTAGTCAACATGAGAGGAAAAGATAGGAGCCCTCTTAGAACTGGACCAAGCATGGGTGGCACTTATTCACCTGCTAGCGAAGATCCAGTTGACGAATATCCTGTGGACGAAGCTGAAGGCCACTCACAGAAGAAGATGTCTAATGATGATTTCCATGAATCACATGAAACCTTGTTCGATGTGCCTCGTGTTGGTCAAAATGTCTCATCACCTTCATATGTGAATGGCAGTTCTAATGGGGTAAATTCACCTCCGAGATATGAAGATATTTCAGAATCACCTGATGATGTGTGGCTTACTGTATCTGAAGTTCCTCTTTTTACGCAACCAACAAATGCTCCACCTCCTTCAAGACCCCCACCTCCTAGACCACCTCGGATTTCAAAGGTAGAGACAGGTTCTTTTTCATCAACAAACTCAAGAATGAAGGTTAATGAATATTCTACTTCATACTCTCAGAGCCCCAGGTCAGCTCATGCAACAAGGAGCTCAGTGGCATCTCAAATAGATGAACTTGAAGATTTTGCAATGGGTAGTACCCGAAGCAATGTTAGTGAACATGCTGATGTTCTTTATGGGGAAGATGTGGATGCAAATGCATCTTCTGCTGCAGCATCTGCTGCTGCCATGAAGGAGGCCATGGATAAAGCAGAGGCTAAATTCAGGCAGATGAGAGAGAGGGAGTATCTAAAGGCTGCTAGAAGTAGAGAAACTAGTCAAGTAGATAAAGACATGCAAGAAGCTCAGCAGAGAGAATTAAAAGAAAGGCAAGAGAGGCAACAGAGGGAAAGGGAGGAGGAAGAGAGAGAACAAAGGAGACTTGAGGAAGAGAGAGAACAAAGGAGACttgagaaagagagggaaagagagGAGAAAGAAAGAGAGCAGAGGaggcttgagagagagagagaccgagCAAGGGAGattgagagagagagggaaaagGGTAGACAAGCAGTTGAAAGGGCTACTAGGGAGGCACGTGAAAGAGCAGCTGCCGAAGCACGCCTAAAAGCTGAAAGAGCTGCTGTAGAAAAAGCAGCTGCTGAAGCTCGAGAGAGAGCAGAAAGGGCTGCAGTTCAGAGAGCACAAGCTGAAGCCCGTGAAAGGGCTGCTGCAGAGGCAAGAGAAAGAGCAGAAAAAGCTGCTGCAGAAGCACGGGAAAGGGCAAATGCAGAAGCAAGAGAGAGAGCTGCAGTTGCAAGGGCTGAAGCTGATGCTAGACAGAGAGCTGAACGAGCTGCTGTTGAAAGAGCTGCTGCAGAGGCTCGAGAAAGGGCTGCTGCAGATGCTCGAGAAAGGGCTGCTGCTGCATCTAGAGCAAACCAACAAAAGACAGATGCCCAACAGAGGAATGACAATGATCTTGAATCATTCTTCAGTTCTCAAGCAAGCAGTGCTCCAAGGCCTAGGGCTACTTCTTCG GATCCTTTCTTTGATACCCAGAATAGGGGAGGGTCTGAAGCTGCCAGAAGGACACCTGTTGGAGTTACGTCAAGCATGAAGAAAGCATCTTCAACTGCAAATATTGAAGATGATCTATCTTTGATTTTTGGAG CTACTGGAACGTCGGGAGAGTTCCAACAGTTTGAAGGAGAAACTGAAGAGAGGCGAAGAGCTAGGTTGGAACGTCACCAGAGGACTCAGGAACGTGCG GCAAAAGCGCTGGCTGAGAAGAATCAACGGGACCTTCAAGCTCAGAGGGAACAAGCAGAGAGACAT AGGATTGCTGAAACACTTGATGTTGAGATCAAGCGATGGGCTGCAGGGAAAGAGGGGAATCTACGTGCTCTTCTATCAACGTTGCAATAT GTGCTATGGCCTGAATGCGGTTGGCAGCCTGTTTCCTTGACCGATTTGATTACTGCTGCTGCTGTTAAGAAAGTTTATAGAAAGGCAACTTTGTGCATCCATCCTGATAAAGTCCAACAAAAGGGTGCCAATCTTCAACAAAAATATATTGCTGAGAAGGTGTTTGACTTGCTGAAG GAAGCATGGAACAAGTTCAATTCTGAAGAGCTATTTTGA
- the LOC110665785 gene encoding uncharacterized protein LOC110665785 isoform X1, with protein MENGCALSTPPPKRSSLKTQSHFNTYPLWKDKLRENCYKRVREDRNRLLWKMRLPTAKSLGDKDFIKSAFQNIVSDELKKLKHSSSDDILEISTSRLDASDILWEYDGLHNAYQGECEEILLEMQRIFYEDLRAEPTRKEPENHIEAWEDEEDEYLARAVYEHMHLNDKQVLKVCQVQKETWCPICKQGRLQENHQLIYCSICELELCKDDEVNLDILQTRLAEAHTEHLDHGCRLRPKFCIETRFGLTALYISCEVCKMFEVVM; from the exons ATGGAGAACGGTTGCGCGCTTTCAACCCCACCCCCAAAACGATCGTCTCTGAAAACCCAATCGCATTTCAATACTTACCCTCTTTGGAAAGACAAG TTGAGGGAGAACTGTTACAAAAGGGTGCGCGAGGACAGGAATCGCTTGCTTTGGAAAATGAGGTTGCCCACTGCTAAATCTCTCGGTGACAAG GATTTTATCAAATCTGCTTTCCAAAACATAGTTTCCGATGAACTGAAAAAACTTAAACACTCATCATCAGATGACATTTTGGAAATCTCAACTTCTAGACTTGATGCAAGTGATATTTTGTGGGAATATGATGGTCTTCACAATGCTTATCAAGGTGAATGTGAGGAGATATTGTTGGAGATGCAAAGGATCTTCTATGAGGATCTGAGGGCAGAACCAACAAGAAAAG AACCTGAAAACCATATTGAGGCCTGGGAGGATGAAGAAGATGAGTACTTGGCTCGTGCTGTTTATGAGCACATGCACTTGAATGATAAGCAGGTATTGAAAGTGTGTCAG GTTCAAAAGGAGACTTGGTGTCCCATCTGTAAGCAAGGACGGTTGCAagagaaccatcaacttatatatTGCAGTATTTGTGAACTTGAACTCTGCAAAGACGATGAG GTGAATTTGGACATACTGCAGACGCGATTGGCAGAAGCCCATACAGAACATCTTGATCATGGTTGTAGATTGAGACCCAAGTTTTGTATCGAGACTAGATTTGGTTTAACCGCATTGTACATCTCCTGTGAGGTTTGCAAAATGTTTGAGGTTGTAATGTAG
- the LOC110665785 gene encoding uncharacterized protein LOC110665785 isoform X2, with amino-acid sequence MENGCALSTPPPKRSSLKTQSHFNTYPLWKDKLRENCYKRVREDRNRLLWKMRLPTAKSLGDKDFIKSAFQNIVSDELKKLKHSSSDDILEISTSRLDASDILWEYDGLHNAYQGECEEILLEMQRIFYEDLRAEPTRKEPENHIEAWEDEEDEYLARAVYEHMHLNDKQVQKETWCPICKQGRLQENHQLIYCSICELELCKDDEVNLDILQTRLAEAHTEHLDHGCRLRPKFCIETRFGLTALYISCEVCKMFEVVM; translated from the exons ATGGAGAACGGTTGCGCGCTTTCAACCCCACCCCCAAAACGATCGTCTCTGAAAACCCAATCGCATTTCAATACTTACCCTCTTTGGAAAGACAAG TTGAGGGAGAACTGTTACAAAAGGGTGCGCGAGGACAGGAATCGCTTGCTTTGGAAAATGAGGTTGCCCACTGCTAAATCTCTCGGTGACAAG GATTTTATCAAATCTGCTTTCCAAAACATAGTTTCCGATGAACTGAAAAAACTTAAACACTCATCATCAGATGACATTTTGGAAATCTCAACTTCTAGACTTGATGCAAGTGATATTTTGTGGGAATATGATGGTCTTCACAATGCTTATCAAGGTGAATGTGAGGAGATATTGTTGGAGATGCAAAGGATCTTCTATGAGGATCTGAGGGCAGAACCAACAAGAAAAG AACCTGAAAACCATATTGAGGCCTGGGAGGATGAAGAAGATGAGTACTTGGCTCGTGCTGTTTATGAGCACATGCACTTGAATGATAAGCAG GTTCAAAAGGAGACTTGGTGTCCCATCTGTAAGCAAGGACGGTTGCAagagaaccatcaacttatatatTGCAGTATTTGTGAACTTGAACTCTGCAAAGACGATGAG GTGAATTTGGACATACTGCAGACGCGATTGGCAGAAGCCCATACAGAACATCTTGATCATGGTTGTAGATTGAGACCCAAGTTTTGTATCGAGACTAGATTTGGTTTAACCGCATTGTACATCTCCTGTGAGGTTTGCAAAATGTTTGAGGTTGTAATGTAG
- the LOC110665785 gene encoding uncharacterized protein LOC110665785 isoform X4 — translation MENGCALSTPPPKRSSLKTQSHFNTYPLWKDKLRENCYKRVREDRNRLLWKMRLPTAKSLGDKDFIKSAFQNIVSDELKKLKHSSSDDILEISTSRLDASDILWEYDGLHNAYQGECEEILLEMQRIFYEDLRAEPTRKEPENHIEAWEDEEDEYLARAVYEHMHLNDKQVLKVCQVQKETWCPICKQGRLQENHQLIYCSICELELCKDDEKTQFHCFGYFVRLFVLTNIIWQSGEFGHTADAIGRSPYRTS, via the exons ATGGAGAACGGTTGCGCGCTTTCAACCCCACCCCCAAAACGATCGTCTCTGAAAACCCAATCGCATTTCAATACTTACCCTCTTTGGAAAGACAAG TTGAGGGAGAACTGTTACAAAAGGGTGCGCGAGGACAGGAATCGCTTGCTTTGGAAAATGAGGTTGCCCACTGCTAAATCTCTCGGTGACAAG GATTTTATCAAATCTGCTTTCCAAAACATAGTTTCCGATGAACTGAAAAAACTTAAACACTCATCATCAGATGACATTTTGGAAATCTCAACTTCTAGACTTGATGCAAGTGATATTTTGTGGGAATATGATGGTCTTCACAATGCTTATCAAGGTGAATGTGAGGAGATATTGTTGGAGATGCAAAGGATCTTCTATGAGGATCTGAGGGCAGAACCAACAAGAAAAG AACCTGAAAACCATATTGAGGCCTGGGAGGATGAAGAAGATGAGTACTTGGCTCGTGCTGTTTATGAGCACATGCACTTGAATGATAAGCAGGTATTGAAAGTGTGTCAG GTTCAAAAGGAGACTTGGTGTCCCATCTGTAAGCAAGGACGGTTGCAagagaaccatcaacttatatatTGCAGTATTTGTGAACTTGAACTCTGCAAAGACGATGAG AAAACTCAATTTCATTGTTTCGGGTATTTTGTTCGTCTATTTGTGCTGACAAATATAATTTGGCAATCAG GTGAATTTGGACATACTGCAGACGCGATTGGCAGAAGCCCATACAGAACATCTTGA
- the LOC110665785 gene encoding uncharacterized protein LOC110665785 isoform X3, producing the protein MENGCALSTPPPKRSSLKTQSHFNTYPLWKDKLRENCYKRVREDRNRLLWKMRLPTAKSLGDKDFIKSAFQNIVSDELKKLKHSSSDDILEISTSRLDASDILWEYDGLHNAYQGECEEILLEMQRIFYEDLRAEPTRKEPENHIEAWEDEEDEYLARAVYEHMHLNDKQVLKVCQVQKETWCPICKQGRLQENHQLIYCSICELELCKDDELCVQKTQFHCFGYFVRLFVLTNIIWQSGEFGHTADAIGRSPYRTS; encoded by the exons ATGGAGAACGGTTGCGCGCTTTCAACCCCACCCCCAAAACGATCGTCTCTGAAAACCCAATCGCATTTCAATACTTACCCTCTTTGGAAAGACAAG TTGAGGGAGAACTGTTACAAAAGGGTGCGCGAGGACAGGAATCGCTTGCTTTGGAAAATGAGGTTGCCCACTGCTAAATCTCTCGGTGACAAG GATTTTATCAAATCTGCTTTCCAAAACATAGTTTCCGATGAACTGAAAAAACTTAAACACTCATCATCAGATGACATTTTGGAAATCTCAACTTCTAGACTTGATGCAAGTGATATTTTGTGGGAATATGATGGTCTTCACAATGCTTATCAAGGTGAATGTGAGGAGATATTGTTGGAGATGCAAAGGATCTTCTATGAGGATCTGAGGGCAGAACCAACAAGAAAAG AACCTGAAAACCATATTGAGGCCTGGGAGGATGAAGAAGATGAGTACTTGGCTCGTGCTGTTTATGAGCACATGCACTTGAATGATAAGCAGGTATTGAAAGTGTGTCAG GTTCAAAAGGAGACTTGGTGTCCCATCTGTAAGCAAGGACGGTTGCAagagaaccatcaacttatatatTGCAGTATTTGTGAACTTGAACTCTGCAAAGACGATGAG ttgtGTGTTCAGAAAACTCAATTTCATTGTTTCGGGTATTTTGTTCGTCTATTTGTGCTGACAAATATAATTTGGCAATCAG GTGAATTTGGACATACTGCAGACGCGATTGGCAGAAGCCCATACAGAACATCTTGA
- the LOC110665785 gene encoding uncharacterized protein LOC110665785 isoform X6: protein MENGCALSTPPPKRSSLKTQSHFNTYPLWKDKLRENCYKRVREDRNRLLWKMRLPTAKSLGDKDFIKSAFQNIVSDELKKLKHSSSDDILEISTSRLDASDILWEYDGLHNAYQGECEEILLEMQRIFYEDLRAEPTRKEPENHIEAWEDEEDEYLARAVYEHMHLNDKQVQKETWCPICKQGRLQENHQLIYCSICELELCKDDEKTQFHCFGYFVRLFVLTNIIWQSGEFGHTADAIGRSPYRTS, encoded by the exons ATGGAGAACGGTTGCGCGCTTTCAACCCCACCCCCAAAACGATCGTCTCTGAAAACCCAATCGCATTTCAATACTTACCCTCTTTGGAAAGACAAG TTGAGGGAGAACTGTTACAAAAGGGTGCGCGAGGACAGGAATCGCTTGCTTTGGAAAATGAGGTTGCCCACTGCTAAATCTCTCGGTGACAAG GATTTTATCAAATCTGCTTTCCAAAACATAGTTTCCGATGAACTGAAAAAACTTAAACACTCATCATCAGATGACATTTTGGAAATCTCAACTTCTAGACTTGATGCAAGTGATATTTTGTGGGAATATGATGGTCTTCACAATGCTTATCAAGGTGAATGTGAGGAGATATTGTTGGAGATGCAAAGGATCTTCTATGAGGATCTGAGGGCAGAACCAACAAGAAAAG AACCTGAAAACCATATTGAGGCCTGGGAGGATGAAGAAGATGAGTACTTGGCTCGTGCTGTTTATGAGCACATGCACTTGAATGATAAGCAG GTTCAAAAGGAGACTTGGTGTCCCATCTGTAAGCAAGGACGGTTGCAagagaaccatcaacttatatatTGCAGTATTTGTGAACTTGAACTCTGCAAAGACGATGAG AAAACTCAATTTCATTGTTTCGGGTATTTTGTTCGTCTATTTGTGCTGACAAATATAATTTGGCAATCAG GTGAATTTGGACATACTGCAGACGCGATTGGCAGAAGCCCATACAGAACATCTTGA
- the LOC110665785 gene encoding uncharacterized protein LOC110665785 isoform X5: MENGCALSTPPPKRSSLKTQSHFNTYPLWKDKLRENCYKRVREDRNRLLWKMRLPTAKSLGDKDFIKSAFQNIVSDELKKLKHSSSDDILEISTSRLDASDILWEYDGLHNAYQGECEEILLEMQRIFYEDLRAEPTRKEPENHIEAWEDEEDEYLARAVYEHMHLNDKQVQKETWCPICKQGRLQENHQLIYCSICELELCKDDELCVQKTQFHCFGYFVRLFVLTNIIWQSGEFGHTADAIGRSPYRTS; this comes from the exons ATGGAGAACGGTTGCGCGCTTTCAACCCCACCCCCAAAACGATCGTCTCTGAAAACCCAATCGCATTTCAATACTTACCCTCTTTGGAAAGACAAG TTGAGGGAGAACTGTTACAAAAGGGTGCGCGAGGACAGGAATCGCTTGCTTTGGAAAATGAGGTTGCCCACTGCTAAATCTCTCGGTGACAAG GATTTTATCAAATCTGCTTTCCAAAACATAGTTTCCGATGAACTGAAAAAACTTAAACACTCATCATCAGATGACATTTTGGAAATCTCAACTTCTAGACTTGATGCAAGTGATATTTTGTGGGAATATGATGGTCTTCACAATGCTTATCAAGGTGAATGTGAGGAGATATTGTTGGAGATGCAAAGGATCTTCTATGAGGATCTGAGGGCAGAACCAACAAGAAAAG AACCTGAAAACCATATTGAGGCCTGGGAGGATGAAGAAGATGAGTACTTGGCTCGTGCTGTTTATGAGCACATGCACTTGAATGATAAGCAG GTTCAAAAGGAGACTTGGTGTCCCATCTGTAAGCAAGGACGGTTGCAagagaaccatcaacttatatatTGCAGTATTTGTGAACTTGAACTCTGCAAAGACGATGAG ttgtGTGTTCAGAAAACTCAATTTCATTGTTTCGGGTATTTTGTTCGTCTATTTGTGCTGACAAATATAATTTGGCAATCAG GTGAATTTGGACATACTGCAGACGCGATTGGCAGAAGCCCATACAGAACATCTTGA